From Anomalospiza imberbis isolate Cuckoo-Finch-1a 21T00152 chromosome 22, ASM3175350v1, whole genome shotgun sequence, a single genomic window includes:
- the LOC137486912 gene encoding interferon-induced protein with tetratricopeptide repeats 1-like, which translates to MLPAAKLSKEQLKDKLDVLQCHFTWMLGVESCSPQHLLQKLDVEIKHTPHQNQLALLGLQAYLHQLNKQSKEALQSLRAAEEHKEKEQLASTAGSLIIYGNYAWIHYLQGSYQEAETCLERVQQLCPTPWDVRLIPHIQAQKGWSLLAIRARNGERARECFNVALMLEPQNRSFRTGLAMAFYSSWNSSWQPDLEREVRIQLEIIVDEQPNNYRAKIYLARLLEQVDREKSIGLAEECAEKSSDPEVLKLSALFWMPQSTERAFEIIQRALQQDPGYHLLYQALAKCYKQQWVKAKEEDKEKIRCKAIKDLQKIVKTHPDLDLTLAKLQLAEFIGAKNSAQEKEIYMELQGKINTLSLRCRQALCLSWGKYFLYREKSPEKAKAKFMECYNIAVQTDHRRDCGRRLVKMAHIYQSKGDTNAANAIHRFLQEADQHCPKNLLHSV; encoded by the exons ATGTTGCCTGCAGCAAAACTGAG caaggagcagctgaaggacaAGCTGGATGTCCTTCAGTGTCACTTCACCTGGATGTTGGGCGTTGAATCTTGCAGTCCTCAGCATCTCCTGCAGAAGTTGGATGTTGAGATCAAGCACACACCCCACCAGAACCAGCTggccctcctggggctccaggcaTACCTGCACCAACTGAATAAGCAGAGcaaggaagctctgcagagcctcAGAGCTGCTGAAGAACACAAGGAAAAGGAGCAGCTGGCATCTACTGCTGGCTCTTTGATCATCTATGGGAATTATGCTTGGATTCACTACCTTCAGGGTTCCTATCAGGAGGCTGAAACCTGCCTGGAACGCgttcagcagctctgcccaaCTCCTTGGGATGTGCGGCTGATCCCGCACATCCAGGCCCAGAAAGGCTGGTCCCTCCTGGCTATCAGAGCCCGAAATGGGGAACGGGCGAGAGAGTGCTTCAACGTGGCCTTGATGCTTGAACCACAGAACAGATCTTTCCGTACTGGGCTTGCAATGGCTTTTTATTCCTCCTGGAATTCCTCCTGGCAACCTGATCTTGAAAGAGAAGTCAGAATCCAGTTGGAAATAATTGTCGATGAGCAGCCAAATAACTACAGAGCCAAAATATATTTGGCCAGGCTACTTGAACAAGTAGATAGGGAAAAGTCAATTGGCTTGGCCGAAGAATGTGCAGAGAAAAGCTCTGATCCAGAGGTTCTCAAACTATCAGCTTTGTTCTGGATGCCACAGTCGACCGAGCGAGCATTTGAGATCATCCAGCGAGCCCTGCAGCAGGACCCAGGTTACCATCTTCTCTACCAGGCCTTGGCCAAGTGCTACAAGCAACAGTGGGTTAAAGCAAAGGAGGAAGACAAGGAGAAGATACGGTGTAAAGCCATCAAGGACCTCCAGAAAATTGTGAAGACACATCCAGACCTTGACCTTACACTTGCCAAGCTTCAGTTGGCAGAGTTCATTGGTGCAAAAAactcagcacaggaaaaagaGATCTACATGGAACTGCAGGGGAAAATCAACACCCTGAGCCTCAGATGCCGTCAAGCCCTGTGTCTCTCCTGGGGAAAGTACTTCCTCTACCGAGAGAAATCCCCGGAGAAGGCAAAGGCCAAGTTCATGGAATGTTACAACATTGCTGTGCAGACAGATCACAGGCGGGACTGTGGGCGCCGGCTGGTGAAGATGGCTCACATCTACCAGAGCAAGGGTGACACCAACGCTGCCAACGCCATCCACCGCTTCCTCCAAGAGGCCGACCAGCACTGCCCAAAGAACTTGTTGCACTCAGTTTAG